The following proteins are encoded in a genomic region of Lachnospiraceae bacterium KM106-2:
- a CDS encoding L-fuconate dehydratase translates to MKKWLHKKLVPVFLSMSMIVTMIPVSALASSTGSINSGDITIDQVKYYAVESENIDHTDLFIKDMLLAQNKAMDNYSPAAFWNRMAYFFEAQVGEHSSKNEEYGIETRRGMNIAANHTDLSKEYRQDSLNIGYRDDDKYNIVSTGLRNADSMKAAGAAIEKRIYEEYKRADGDRNEQSKAVATNTMLSGNTDKNTVFYNLMTEHKTSGKNRKGHYEATAILFSDFKATPVIPDDVENCKVDAAEPVNSSEIKASLVKNDTNGEAQASQELSKTVSQSFTSEVNGSKNYQFGECITTSQNWGFKVFSIGVSEAFSANQSIENGWSESKSSGTSETTTYNIGVTLPPYTQVMLKQDSSLLKKTLNYKCPIGLTCKVTVIEYFLEPDDSDAQPVTKNIATFNNARKDLVERAITNKSLDDPDGINWITLDSYIAEAGQVVIEKKPVPSGMIPYLAYSVPMSRTGAKMVYEYKSIVSSVLDKVPLYSLKTIQPSKSEINLQPGNSINLDEIKLQGLNGKNGTYYGFDVKKGKWTLTDAQGNPVAADVAELILDSHGRPYKLDAKKDATVNLKYVINEDAYNSQENKEYTKNTDINTAMVKVVIKTPVTPVTPAPSQKKAPTVAPVKGKTYTVSGLKYVVTKAKTNGTGTVSIKGTTKKTSNKKFTSLTIGKTVKIKGFNYKITAISDKAYKNYKYLKKVTVGANVTKIGKDAFYNCKVLKSITIKSSKLTSVGKNAIKKINKKAIIKVPSKKLSKYKKLFKSSTGFKKTMKIKK, encoded by the coding sequence ATGAAAAAATGGTTACATAAGAAGTTAGTACCAGTCTTTTTGTCTATGAGTATGATCGTCACCATGATACCAGTAAGTGCACTCGCAAGTTCAACTGGATCGATCAATTCAGGAGATATTACGATCGATCAGGTCAAATACTATGCAGTGGAAAGTGAGAATATCGATCATACGGATTTATTTATCAAGGATATGCTTTTAGCCCAAAATAAGGCAATGGATAACTATTCTCCAGCAGCATTCTGGAATCGCATGGCATATTTCTTTGAAGCTCAGGTTGGAGAGCACTCTAGTAAGAATGAAGAGTATGGAATCGAGACTCGAAGAGGAATGAATATTGCAGCTAATCATACGGATTTATCAAAAGAGTATAGACAAGACTCCCTAAATATAGGGTACCGGGATGATGATAAATATAATATTGTTTCCACGGGCTTAAGAAATGCAGATTCGATGAAGGCAGCAGGGGCAGCCATTGAAAAGAGAATTTATGAGGAGTATAAAAGAGCAGACGGTGACAGGAACGAGCAGAGTAAAGCGGTTGCTACCAATACTATGCTTTCAGGAAATACAGATAAAAATACAGTGTTCTATAACTTAATGACAGAACATAAGACGTCTGGAAAAAATCGAAAAGGTCATTATGAAGCAACGGCCATTTTGTTTAGTGACTTCAAAGCAACTCCAGTGATACCTGACGATGTTGAGAATTGTAAAGTAGATGCAGCTGAACCAGTAAACAGTTCTGAGATCAAAGCGTCTTTGGTGAAAAATGACACGAACGGAGAAGCTCAGGCTTCTCAGGAATTATCTAAGACAGTATCTCAAAGCTTTACAAGTGAAGTAAACGGCAGTAAGAACTATCAATTCGGTGAATGCATCACTACTAGTCAAAACTGGGGATTTAAAGTATTCTCTATTGGTGTATCGGAAGCCTTTAGCGCTAATCAAAGTATTGAAAATGGATGGAGCGAATCAAAGTCATCAGGAACGAGCGAGACAACGACTTATAATATCGGTGTCACACTTCCACCTTATACTCAGGTTATGTTAAAACAAGATTCATCTCTTTTGAAAAAGACATTGAACTATAAATGTCCGATCGGATTAACATGTAAAGTTACGGTTATTGAGTATTTCTTAGAGCCAGATGACAGTGATGCTCAGCCAGTTACTAAGAATATTGCAACTTTTAATAATGCAAGAAAAGATTTGGTCGAACGAGCTATTACGAATAAGTCACTTGATGATCCTGACGGAATTAACTGGATTACGTTAGACAGCTATATAGCGGAAGCGGGTCAGGTAGTAATTGAAAAGAAGCCAGTACCAAGTGGTATGATCCCATATTTAGCATATTCTGTACCAATGTCGAGAACAGGTGCAAAAATGGTTTATGAGTATAAATCGATTGTGTCTTCTGTTTTAGATAAGGTACCATTGTATTCCTTAAAGACGATTCAGCCATCTAAATCAGAAATCAACTTACAGCCAGGAAATAGCATAAATCTTGATGAAATTAAGCTGCAAGGTCTGAATGGCAAAAATGGTACTTATTACGGATTTGATGTAAAGAAGGGAAAATGGACTTTAACGGATGCTCAGGGTAATCCAGTGGCAGCTGATGTTGCGGAACTCATACTTGATAGCCATGGAAGGCCATATAAACTGGATGCAAAGAAAGATGCAACGGTAAATTTAAAATATGTAATTAACGAAGATGCTTATAATTCTCAGGAGAATAAGGAATATACAAAGAATACGGATATCAATACAGCAATGGTAAAAGTAGTTATCAAGACACCAGTAACACCAGTAACACCAGCACCTTCTCAGAAAAAGGCACCAACGGTGGCTCCAGTCAAGGGGAAGACTTACACAGTCAGTGGCTTAAAGTATGTAGTAACGAAGGCTAAGACGAATGGAACTGGAACCGTTAGTATTAAGGGGACGACAAAGAAAACGAGTAATAAGAAGTTTACTAGTCTCACAATCGGTAAAACGGTTAAGATCAAAGGTTTTAATTATAAGATTACAGCTATTTCAGATAAAGCATATAAGAACTATAAGTATTTAAAGAAAGTAACAGTTGGAGCAAATGTTACAAAGATAGGAAAAGACGCTTTTTATAACTGTAAGGTTTTAAAATCGATCACGATCAAGTCATCTAAGTTAACAAGTGTAGGAAAGAATGCAATTAAGAAGATCAACAAAAAAGCAATTATCAAAGTACCATCTAAGAAACTCTCAAAATATAAAAAATTATTTAAATCATCTACTGGATTTAAAAAGACGATGAAGATTAAGAAGTAA
- a CDS encoding transcriptional regulator, GntR family, producing MKKEKQSLKSIVYQETLDGIIRGEYKAGQIINEQELVQKFGYSKSPIREALIALCNDEILRSIPRYGYEIIRFTNEEANEIMDFRFILESSLLKECYQNITEPDLAKLYELDEQCNQSVDTIWEHWEYNTTFHLTLVSLSKNKYAYRQLEKSMDILKRAYAQFYWDKWDSHYNPSDMRYHASILSCIKEQDIEGALNYLKLDLQDFRSI from the coding sequence ATGAAAAAAGAAAAGCAAAGTCTAAAGTCAATTGTATACCAAGAAACCTTAGATGGTATTATTCGTGGAGAATATAAAGCAGGTCAGATCATCAACGAACAGGAACTGGTTCAAAAGTTCGGTTACAGCAAATCACCCATTCGCGAAGCATTAATCGCACTATGTAATGATGAAATTCTTCGCAGTATTCCAAGGTACGGCTATGAAATCATTCGCTTTACCAACGAAGAAGCCAATGAGATCATGGATTTTCGCTTTATTTTGGAAAGCAGCCTATTAAAAGAATGCTATCAGAACATTACAGAACCTGATTTAGCAAAGCTCTATGAATTGGATGAGCAATGCAATCAGTCTGTGGATACGATTTGGGAACACTGGGAATATAATACCACCTTCCACCTTACCTTAGTCTCACTTTCCAAAAATAAATATGCCTATCGACAACTCGAAAAATCTATGGATATCTTAAAGCGTGCATATGCCCAATTTTACTGGGATAAATGGGATTCTCATTATAATCCAAGCGATATGCGCTACCATGCTTCCATTCTTTCCTGCATTAAGGAACAGGATATTGAAGGTGCACTAAACTATTTAAAACTAGATCTACAAGATTTTCGTTCCATATAA
- a CDS encoding ethanolamine utilization protein similar to PduL, translating to MQLEQLTQPKIPIGISNKHVHISQEHLEILFGEGYELTKKVDLVQPGQFASNETITIRGPKGEFENVRILGPVRKESQVEISLTDSFRLGIKAPIKESGDLEVSPGLELIGPNGSVKLEKGTIVALRHIHMTPEQADSFGVKDKQIVQVETFGERKGILGNVLVRVSDQYDLEMHVDMDEANACALENKDYVILHK from the coding sequence ATGCAATTAGAACAACTAACACAGCCAAAGATACCGATTGGAATTTCCAATAAACACGTTCATATTTCACAAGAACATTTAGAAATCCTTTTTGGTGAAGGATATGAGCTTACTAAAAAAGTAGATCTTGTACAGCCAGGACAGTTTGCAAGTAATGAGACGATCACAATTCGAGGTCCAAAAGGAGAATTCGAGAACGTTCGTATTCTAGGACCGGTACGTAAAGAAAGTCAGGTAGAAATCTCTCTTACAGATAGTTTTCGTTTAGGAATCAAGGCTCCAATTAAGGAATCAGGGGATCTTGAAGTATCTCCAGGATTAGAGTTGATTGGACCAAATGGAAGCGTTAAATTGGAAAAAGGAACTATAGTTGCACTTCGTCATATTCATATGACGCCAGAACAAGCAGACAGCTTTGGGGTAAAGGATAAACAAATTGTGCAAGTAGAGACATTTGGAGAACGTAAGGGAATCTTAGGAAACGTGCTTGTTCGTGTATCGGATCAGTATGATTTAGAGATGCATGTAGATATGGATGAAGCAAATGCCTGTGCATTAGAGAATAAGGATTATGTAATCTTACACAAATAA
- a CDS encoding two-component response regulator — translation MKRMFCILLLDDHSLPKREIEQLGNSYEILLEEKAEQAVKQLKEKKKVDLLLMSDQIADMAPLEMIMWIRSIRQLQWLPFIVLDGRSDVEREVRALRNGVDDYLGGPFTSERISARIDARLKRLNVSYEERRWIELESVLTKSELQMAKYIIRGYTNQEISEELHYSYGYVKKCGSIILSKLHMRRRSDLRKAYLIEKR, via the coding sequence ATGAAAAGAATGTTTTGTATTTTACTTCTAGATGATCATTCACTGCCAAAGAGGGAGATAGAGCAATTAGGTAATAGCTATGAGATACTTTTGGAAGAAAAAGCGGAACAAGCTGTTAAACAATTAAAAGAGAAAAAGAAAGTGGATCTGCTTTTAATGTCAGATCAGATCGCAGATATGGCTCCATTGGAGATGATCATGTGGATCCGGAGCATACGACAGCTGCAATGGCTTCCATTTATTGTACTGGATGGAAGAAGTGACGTAGAGCGGGAAGTACGAGCGTTACGAAATGGAGTAGATGACTATTTGGGAGGTCCATTTACAAGTGAGCGGATTTCCGCTAGAATTGACGCTCGATTAAAAAGATTGAATGTATCTTATGAAGAGAGAAGATGGATAGAATTAGAGTCGGTCTTGACCAAATCAGAACTACAGATGGCAAAGTATATCATCAGAGGGTACACCAATCAGGAGATTAGTGAGGAATTACACTATTCTTATGGATATGTAAAAAAGTGTGGCAGTATTATTCTAAGCAAGTTACATATGAGACGTCGTAGTGATCTAAGAAAGGCATATCTAATAGAGAAAAGGTAG
- a CDS encoding ABC transporter, ATP-binding protein translates to MRYQIRHAIVKYAADLILDDVNFEIHDSEKIAVIGRNGCGKTTLMKLIAGEISMSNLDSDEECGIMMAGEQRIGYLKQISFEDSEISVEQEILKVFAPVFACETRMQELSKLLQEKSDKQLLNEYAGLQAKMEALRGYSNRQDMETVFQRFGFALADLHRPIGTLSGGQQTKIAFIKLLLSRPDIMLLDEPTNHLDMPTIEWLEGYLKNYNKAVVIVSHDRMFLDHVIDVTYEIEYHQIKRYKGNYTAFLRQKEEAMEKQQKDYEEQQAEIRRLTAWIEKWKNTPTKVSATRSKRKVIEHMVLVEKPRRFDTKAFQGQFIPRITSYTEVLNVKGLKVGYDSVLSKVSFRMNRGDRIAVIGENGKGKSTLLKTLVGMIDKLGGNYSFGDRVEWEYFDQQAAVAESENPKKTVLDDFWDEYPTLKEVDVRNALGSFLFSQDEVFKELGQLSGGEKVRLALCKLFKRQPNLLILDEPTNHMDLVGKDALEKMLKAYTGTVLFVSHDRYFIREIATGILSFEENETKYYPMGYDSYLEQKGKDINTKAASVTVKQSQKAEPTLSDVFDKKTYYNPGKVLSRLKQTLAKYEKMLAESEERQAELQMEQMNPELATDYEKLTELENAIAEEERKQEILLERMLETENELHDME, encoded by the coding sequence ATGAGATATCAGATAAGGCATGCAATTGTAAAATATGCAGCTGATTTAATATTAGATGATGTAAATTTTGAAATTCATGATTCAGAGAAGATTGCAGTGATCGGGCGTAATGGTTGTGGTAAGACTACTTTAATGAAGTTGATTGCGGGTGAAATCAGTATGAGCAATCTTGATAGTGATGAAGAATGTGGAATTATGATGGCTGGGGAACAGAGAATTGGCTATCTTAAGCAGATAAGTTTTGAAGATTCTGAAATTTCAGTAGAACAGGAAATTTTGAAAGTATTTGCACCTGTATTTGCATGTGAAACAAGAATGCAGGAATTAAGTAAATTACTACAGGAGAAGTCAGATAAACAGCTTTTAAATGAATATGCCGGCCTTCAGGCAAAGATGGAAGCACTCCGTGGATATTCTAATCGACAGGATATGGAGACTGTTTTTCAAAGATTTGGATTTGCATTGGCTGATTTACATAGACCAATTGGAACATTATCTGGAGGGCAGCAGACGAAGATCGCATTTATTAAACTTTTGTTAAGTCGACCAGATATTATGTTATTGGATGAACCGACCAATCACTTAGATATGCCAACCATTGAGTGGCTAGAGGGATATTTAAAGAATTACAACAAGGCAGTCGTGATCGTATCCCATGATCGTATGTTTTTGGATCATGTCATTGATGTGACTTATGAGATTGAATACCATCAGATTAAAAGATACAAAGGAAACTACACAGCATTTCTTCGTCAAAAAGAAGAGGCGATGGAGAAGCAGCAAAAAGACTATGAGGAGCAGCAAGCAGAGATCAGACGATTGACTGCTTGGATCGAGAAGTGGAAAAATACGCCCACAAAGGTGTCAGCAACGCGTTCCAAACGAAAAGTGATCGAGCATATGGTTTTGGTTGAGAAGCCACGCAGATTCGATACGAAAGCATTTCAGGGACAGTTCATACCAAGGATCACAAGTTATACAGAGGTTTTAAATGTCAAGGGGCTTAAAGTCGGATATGATTCTGTCTTAAGCAAAGTATCTTTCCGAATGAATCGAGGAGATCGAATTGCAGTGATTGGTGAGAATGGAAAAGGAAAATCAACGCTATTAAAAACATTAGTAGGGATGATTGATAAGCTTGGTGGTAACTATTCCTTTGGTGACCGGGTTGAGTGGGAATATTTTGATCAGCAGGCAGCAGTTGCAGAAAGTGAGAATCCAAAGAAGACCGTATTGGATGATTTCTGGGATGAATATCCTACATTAAAAGAGGTTGATGTTCGAAATGCCTTGGGAAGTTTCTTATTTTCACAGGACGAGGTATTTAAAGAATTGGGGCAGCTTTCTGGCGGTGAGAAGGTACGATTGGCATTATGTAAATTATTTAAACGGCAGCCGAACCTCTTGATTCTAGATGAGCCAACCAATCATATGGACCTGGTCGGAAAGGATGCATTGGAAAAAATGCTAAAGGCATATACGGGAACCGTCCTTTTTGTCTCACATGATCGTTACTTTATTCGAGAGATCGCCACAGGAATTTTGAGCTTTGAAGAAAATGAAACAAAATATTATCCAATGGGATATGATAGTTATTTGGAGCAAAAGGGTAAAGATATCAATACGAAAGCCGCCAGTGTAACTGTTAAGCAGTCACAGAAAGCAGAGCCGACATTATCTGATGTATTTGATAAGAAGACCTATTATAATCCTGGAAAAGTATTATCCAGATTGAAACAGACATTGGCTAAGTATGAGAAGATGTTAGCTGAGAGTGAGGAACGTCAGGCAGAACTTCAGATGGAGCAGATGAATCCAGAACTGGCTACAGATTATGAAAAACTAACAGAATTAGAGAATGCGATTGCCGAAGAGGAGAGAAAGCAGGAAATTCTGTTAGAACGAATGTTGGAGACTGAGAATGAATTACATGATATGGAGTAA
- a CDS encoding multi antimicrobial extrusion protein (Na(+)/drug antiporter), MATE family of MDR efflux pumps: MIRKDEVMRSEMLEKPMGRLLFEKSYPTVIIQLISVIYNTADTYFVAKINTESAAAVGVVFSLMSIIQAVGFGIGMGASSLISRSLGAQDSKRANIYGSTAVFSGIVFGTLLMIVGLINSNRFMRLIGASETVLPYAVSYARYILIAAPFMCLAFVLNNILKAEGQSFISMIAMIIGGFLNMLLDPLLIFKLQLGIRGAAIATMVSQIISAIVMYRYFAKKRSIVQLSFKNISKEASIYLTIIKNGTPTICRQGLGSLSSAILNIQASVYGDTAVAAISIANKIYMLIRNIVLGIGQGYQPIAGYCYGAGKRERVKKAFVLSSIAGTLICSIFAVLVYLYKIPIMTWFRADEDVVAIGTNALNWFCIAMPLLAYSTYVNQTYQCLGYSGPATLLASCRQGIFFIPLAFILPDRIGITGIEMLQSTADVMTFLISVPFQIWFFKRHLISEKGN; encoded by the coding sequence ATGATAAGAAAAGATGAAGTGATGCGCTCCGAGATGCTTGAGAAGCCTATGGGGCGACTTTTATTTGAAAAATCCTATCCTACAGTAATAATTCAGCTAATTTCCGTAATTTATAATACAGCGGATACCTATTTTGTTGCAAAGATCAATACTGAGTCTGCAGCTGCTGTTGGAGTTGTTTTCTCTTTGATGTCCATTATACAGGCCGTAGGATTTGGTATTGGAATGGGTGCCAGTTCTTTGATCAGTAGGAGCCTTGGGGCACAAGATAGTAAAAGAGCAAATATTTATGGTAGCACAGCGGTGTTTTCTGGAATTGTCTTTGGAACTCTGTTGATGATAGTAGGATTAATTAATAGTAACCGATTTATGAGATTGATAGGAGCCAGTGAAACTGTGCTTCCTTATGCAGTGAGTTATGCTAGATACATTTTGATCGCAGCACCATTTATGTGTCTTGCCTTTGTTCTAAATAATATATTAAAAGCCGAGGGACAGTCATTTATTTCAATGATCGCTATGATCATCGGTGGATTTTTGAATATGTTGTTAGATCCGTTGTTGATCTTTAAACTGCAGCTAGGCATTCGTGGTGCGGCAATCGCAACCATGGTCAGCCAGATCATCAGTGCGATTGTAATGTATCGATACTTTGCTAAAAAAAGAAGTATCGTACAACTTAGTTTCAAAAATATCAGTAAAGAAGCCTCTATTTACCTGACTATTATAAAGAACGGAACGCCGACGATCTGTCGACAGGGTCTTGGAAGCCTATCTTCTGCGATACTGAATATACAGGCCTCTGTATATGGAGATACGGCAGTTGCGGCTATTTCTATTGCGAATAAAATTTATATGCTGATCAGGAATATCGTTCTTGGAATAGGACAAGGTTATCAGCCAATCGCAGGATATTGTTATGGAGCAGGAAAAAGAGAGAGAGTAAAAAAGGCATTCGTACTCTCTAGTATTGCTGGAACACTGATCTGTTCCATATTTGCTGTATTGGTGTACCTATATAAAATACCGATCATGACTTGGTTTCGGGCAGATGAAGATGTAGTTGCAATCGGTACCAATGCTTTAAATTGGTTCTGTATTGCGATGCCATTATTAGCATACTCAACCTATGTAAACCAAACCTATCAATGTCTCGGATATAGTGGTCCAGCTACGCTTCTTGCATCGTGCAGACAAGGGATCTTTTTTATTCCATTGGCATTTATACTTCCTGATAGGATTGGAATAACAGGTATTGAGATGTTGCAGTCGACAGCAGATGTGATGACATTTCTAATATCGGTTCCATTTCAGATCTGGTTCTTTAAAAGACACCTAATCAGCGAGAAAGGTAATTGA
- a CDS encoding putative protein kinase, translating into MLKLRNLVEHDELVLELLQSYNFTKLEYGFYRASSNVVYWVKGDGKLYFLRYTTKDERTSESIQEELDYIRYLRTYQIKANQPVRTISGTYLLEKEDYLAVLFEAVPGKALEDVELNAEIIAEWGRQLGKIHKLSKGFIERRQSTDFRRADYKEKLAWIRSILDEKEIELRKEADWLEESFNHLIQTNDNYGMCHYDFELDNVYFDEPTNQFSIIDFDDCMYHFFSIDYEQVMMNIEEVLPVEIQSWVKEEFRKGYREENKIPDEEELKLAYEFIVLLGYTKLTYSLTYVPEDKPDWMDELIHKLDRAKSEKREWLMKQRYIKEK; encoded by the coding sequence ATGCTGAAATTGAGAAATTTAGTAGAACATGATGAACTTGTCTTAGAATTATTACAGAGCTACAATTTTACAAAGTTAGAATATGGTTTTTATAGAGCTTCATCTAATGTGGTCTATTGGGTGAAGGGAGATGGGAAGCTATACTTTCTGCGTTATACAACAAAGGATGAGAGAACGAGCGAAAGTATTCAGGAGGAACTTGACTATATTAGGTATTTGAGGACATATCAGATTAAAGCAAATCAGCCAGTAAGGACGATATCCGGTACTTATTTACTTGAAAAAGAAGACTATTTAGCAGTATTATTTGAAGCTGTGCCGGGGAAGGCGCTAGAGGATGTAGAATTAAACGCTGAAATTATAGCAGAATGGGGAAGACAATTAGGAAAAATACATAAGCTGTCAAAAGGCTTTATAGAACGTAGACAATCGACTGATTTTAGGCGTGCAGATTATAAGGAGAAGTTAGCATGGATTCGCTCGATCTTAGATGAGAAGGAGATAGAGCTGCGAAAAGAAGCTGATTGGCTAGAAGAATCCTTCAATCATTTGATTCAGACAAACGATAATTATGGAATGTGTCATTATGATTTTGAACTTGATAATGTCTATTTTGATGAGCCAACAAACCAATTCTCTATTATTGATTTTGATGATTGTATGTATCATTTTTTCTCAATTGATTACGAGCAGGTTATGATGAATATTGAGGAAGTGTTGCCGGTTGAAATTCAGAGCTGGGTGAAAGAAGAATTCCGGAAAGGTTATCGAGAGGAAAACAAGATTCCGGATGAGGAGGAACTAAAATTAGCTTATGAATTCATCGTATTGCTCGGATATACAAAACTTACTTATTCGCTGACCTATGTCCCAGAGGATAAGCCTGATTGGATGGATGAGCTGATCCATAAATTAGACAGAGCGAAAAGTGAGAAGCGAGAGTGGCTTATGAAACAAAGATATATAAAGGAGAAATAA
- a CDS encoding N-acetyl-L,L-diaminopimelate deacetylase, which yields MNQILESSKKIQDELISIRREIHANPEVGDRLPITKEYVISQLRRYGYEPTEICESGIVATITGEKPGRVILLRADMDSLPIKEEASCSFRSTNGNMHACGHDMHTTMLLGAAKLLKEYQNEIQGTVKLIFQPNEEGFKGAKNMIQAGVLKNPNVDAAMAMHVHSGTPTNMVLYGLGTSIAGCTVFRIVVDGTSCHGAMPETGVDPINIAAHIYLAIQEITSREISATESAVITIGKFVGGETHNVIPKDVIMEGTIRYHKKEMGEFIYKRMEEIVTSTGKMFRGNATIDEVASVPPLINDESLADELGGYIKEIVGEEAVRSYRGSGMGSEDFASFTYEVPSMYLMLGAGTKEENPQFGYPMHHPSVMFNEEILSTGAAIHTYCAIQWLKNHSER from the coding sequence ATGAACCAGATTCTAGAAAGTTCAAAAAAAATACAGGATGAACTTATTAGTATACGAAGAGAAATCCATGCAAATCCAGAGGTTGGAGATCGATTGCCAATTACAAAAGAATATGTAATAAGTCAACTTAGGCGATATGGATATGAACCTACAGAGATATGTGAGAGTGGTATTGTTGCTACGATTACAGGTGAGAAACCAGGTAGAGTAATCTTATTAAGAGCAGACATGGATTCCTTACCAATTAAGGAGGAAGCTAGTTGTTCCTTTCGATCAACAAATGGAAATATGCATGCATGTGGACATGATATGCATACGACCATGCTTTTAGGAGCAGCAAAACTACTAAAGGAGTATCAAAATGAAATCCAAGGTACGGTGAAATTAATCTTTCAGCCGAATGAGGAGGGATTTAAAGGAGCAAAAAATATGATTCAAGCAGGAGTCCTTAAAAATCCCAATGTTGATGCCGCTATGGCAATGCATGTACATTCAGGAACACCTACCAATATGGTTCTATATGGATTAGGCACTAGCATTGCAGGTTGTACGGTTTTTCGAATAGTAGTAGATGGGACAAGTTGTCATGGAGCAATGCCGGAGACTGGCGTGGATCCGATCAATATTGCTGCCCATATTTATTTAGCAATCCAAGAGATTACTAGTCGTGAGATTTCAGCAACAGAATCTGCAGTGATTACAATTGGAAAGTTTGTGGGAGGAGAGACTCATAATGTAATTCCAAAAGATGTTATCATGGAAGGTACGATTCGATATCATAAGAAAGAGATGGGCGAATTTATCTATAAGAGAATGGAAGAGATTGTAACTTCAACTGGAAAGATGTTTCGAGGAAATGCGACGATAGACGAAGTTGCTTCTGTACCACCTTTAATCAACGATGAGAGTTTGGCAGATGAACTTGGTGGTTATATCAAAGAAATTGTGGGAGAAGAAGCTGTAAGATCGTATCGAGGAAGTGGCATGGGATCAGAAGATTTTGCGTCATTCACTTATGAGGTACCATCAATGTATCTAATGCTTGGAGCTGGAACCAAAGAAGAGAATCCCCAGTTTGGTTATCCAATGCATCATCCGAGTGTAATGTTTAATGAGGAAATCTTATCGACGGGTGCAGCAATTCATACTTATTGTGCAATTCAGTGGTTAAAGAATCATTCAGAAAGATAA